From a region of the Aeoliella mucimassa genome:
- the nuoK gene encoding NADH-quinone oxidoreductase subunit NuoK encodes MMLLASLLTEPIGVSHYMVVGAVLFTCGVICMATKRNALGVLMGIELVLNGANVNLVALGSPYLRGSEGSLGLDGQLMAMFVIVLAAAEAAVALAIALNFYNSLGSIDIDRADDLKG; translated from the coding sequence ATGATGCTGCTCGCCAGCCTACTTACCGAACCGATTGGCGTGAGCCACTACATGGTGGTGGGAGCAGTGCTGTTTACCTGCGGTGTGATCTGCATGGCCACCAAGCGCAACGCGCTCGGCGTGCTCATGGGCATCGAACTGGTGCTCAACGGGGCCAACGTCAACCTAGTGGCTCTCGGCAGCCCTTACCTGCGTGGTAGTGAGGGATCACTGGGACTCGACGGGCAGTTGATGGCCATGTTCGTGATCGTGCTCGCAGCGGCCGAAGCCGCCGTGGCACTGGCGATTGCCTTGAATTTTTATAACAGCCTTGGTTCGATCGATATCGACCGAGCCGACGACCTGAAAGGTTAA
- a CDS encoding NuoI/complex I 23 kDa subunit family protein, translating to MVTAIKKSWPWLGNIIETVSTVAHGLWVTLRMWVRTLRPERKAFTELFEYPELPVPVSARYRGFHRFDLTTCIACDQCAKACPVDCIYIGKERVEGAKGFKVTGFTIDYSKCMFCALCVEPCPVDCIFMGANHDLSCYSRDGCLVDFSRLPLDVAWGRATLNPTAVHESKQVIAPVHGGPNQTSAS from the coding sequence ATGGTCACAGCAATTAAAAAATCCTGGCCCTGGCTAGGGAATATCATCGAGACGGTCAGCACCGTTGCCCACGGTTTGTGGGTGACGCTTCGCATGTGGGTGCGGACCCTACGCCCTGAGCGTAAAGCCTTTACCGAGCTTTTCGAGTATCCCGAGCTGCCGGTGCCTGTTTCGGCCCGCTATCGGGGATTCCACCGCTTCGACCTGACCACGTGCATTGCGTGCGATCAGTGCGCGAAAGCTTGCCCGGTGGACTGCATCTACATCGGCAAGGAGCGGGTCGAAGGAGCCAAAGGCTTTAAGGTCACCGGCTTTACCATCGATTACAGCAAGTGCATGTTCTGTGCACTCTGCGTGGAACCCTGCCCGGTGGATTGCATTTTCATGGGGGCAAACCACGACCTGAGCTGCTACTCGCGCGATGGTTGCCTGGTGGACTTCTCGCGGTTGCCGCTCGATGTCGCTTGGGGGCGAGCCACGCTCAATCCCACCGCGGTGCACGAATCCAAACAAGTCATCGCGCCCGTCCACGGCGGGCCGAATCAAACCTCCGCTTCATAA
- a CDS encoding aldo/keto reductase, with amino-acid sequence MPVESRKLGTSGCSVAPIALGCYPIAGVTTLGANEADSIATIQACFDLGINHLDTAYVYGEHGESENLIRQAIAGRRDEVVIATKGGIHFESGSMVNDARPETLLRECDESLQRLGTDRVELYYLHSPDRERPIEESAAAIAKLIEQGKVLSAGLSNATPEEMEAFHAVCPLSMVQLPYNMLQRGIEQRTVPWCQENGIGIAVYWALMKGLLAGKLPRDGQLAEGDSRRKYPMFQGEEYRKNLDFVDRLREIAEPVGLSVAQLVVAWTIRQPGITVALCGAKRAYQITETAVAQQVELTPEVLQAIDDALAERGEALTNRQFE; translated from the coding sequence ATGCCAGTCGAAAGTCGAAAGTTAGGCACCTCGGGTTGCTCGGTGGCTCCCATTGCGCTGGGGTGCTATCCGATTGCCGGAGTCACGACGCTCGGAGCCAACGAGGCCGATAGCATCGCGACGATCCAGGCTTGTTTCGATTTGGGAATCAACCATCTCGATACCGCTTACGTGTATGGCGAGCATGGCGAAAGCGAGAACCTGATTCGCCAGGCGATCGCCGGGCGGCGCGACGAGGTGGTGATCGCCACGAAGGGTGGCATCCACTTCGAGTCGGGCAGCATGGTCAACGACGCCCGCCCCGAGACGTTGCTCCGCGAGTGCGACGAGAGCCTGCAGCGGCTTGGGACCGATCGGGTGGAGCTGTATTACTTGCACTCGCCCGATCGTGAGCGGCCGATCGAGGAGTCGGCCGCTGCGATTGCCAAGCTCATCGAGCAGGGCAAGGTGCTCTCGGCCGGGCTGAGCAACGCGACGCCGGAGGAAATGGAAGCGTTTCACGCGGTCTGTCCGCTGTCGATGGTGCAGCTTCCCTACAACATGCTGCAGCGGGGGATCGAGCAGCGGACGGTCCCCTGGTGCCAAGAGAATGGCATCGGCATCGCGGTCTACTGGGCGCTGATGAAGGGCCTGCTCGCTGGCAAGCTGCCGCGCGATGGTCAGCTGGCCGAAGGGGACTCGCGGCGCAAGTATCCCATGTTCCAGGGGGAGGAATATCGCAAGAATCTCGATTTTGTCGATCGCTTGCGGGAGATCGCCGAGCCGGTCGGGCTGTCGGTCGCTCAGTTGGTGGTCGCCTGGACCATCCGGCAACCTGGCATCACCGTGGCCCTTTGCGGGGCGAAGCGTGCGTATCAGATCACCGAAACCGCGGTCGCCCAGCAGGTGGAGCTCACGCCCGAGGTGCTCCAGGCAATCGACGACGCGCTAGCCGAGCGGGGCGAAGCTTTAACGAATCGGCAATTTGAGTAA
- a CDS encoding NADH-quinone oxidoreductase subunit C yields MADFTTIHKVLTERFPGATMQAVSEAVDPWIEVSVDDWPRVAQFLKDEPTLAFNYLNCITGVDYCEPDEKKAKKVKWQPHIELLYHLTSLQHKHLLVVKLMLPRWQNDEPEMIPQVPTVSNIWRTADWHEREVYDLVGIEFTGHPDLRRILCPEDWQGHPLRKDYEMPLEYHGIRGR; encoded by the coding sequence ATGGCTGACTTCACTACGATCCACAAGGTTCTCACCGAGCGTTTCCCGGGCGCCACGATGCAAGCGGTGTCCGAGGCGGTCGATCCATGGATCGAAGTAAGCGTCGACGACTGGCCGCGCGTCGCTCAGTTCCTAAAAGACGAACCAACGCTCGCGTTCAACTACCTGAACTGCATCACCGGGGTCGACTACTGCGAACCGGATGAGAAGAAAGCAAAGAAGGTGAAGTGGCAACCTCACATCGAGTTGCTGTACCACCTGACGAGCTTGCAGCACAAACACCTACTCGTCGTGAAGCTCATGCTACCGCGCTGGCAGAACGACGAGCCCGAGATGATTCCGCAAGTGCCAACCGTTTCGAACATCTGGCGGACTGCCGACTGGCACGAGCGGGAAGTCTACGACCTGGTGGGCATCGAGTTCACTGGCCACCCCGATCTGCGGCGGATCCTCTGCCCTGAAGACTGGCAAGGCCATCCGCTTCGCAAAGACTACGAGATGCCGCTGGAGTACCACGGCATTCGCGGTCGTTAG
- a CDS encoding NADH-quinone oxidoreductase subunit J family protein, with protein MIWSSFLFLLCSLLAGGFAIAVVLSNNIVRMAFYLVLSLSATAGLFFLAGADFVGAMQLMIYVGGTLVLLVFGVMLTAQTPFLAMRTSSGELLTALVVGGVLLFVLAFTVTNVPAWQPTNTPAVERNTPVVTAAPIGMALEGYRVDQLDQPDAELRQGMSGYLFPFLIVSVHLLVVLVGAAYLARARQAANDDVTNFPSEVRG; from the coding sequence ATGATCTGGTCGAGCTTCCTGTTCCTGCTTTGCAGCCTGCTGGCTGGTGGATTCGCGATCGCGGTGGTGTTGTCGAACAACATCGTCCGCATGGCGTTCTACCTGGTGCTGTCGCTCTCCGCGACCGCAGGGCTGTTCTTCCTCGCAGGTGCCGACTTTGTGGGTGCCATGCAGTTGATGATCTACGTCGGCGGCACCCTGGTGCTGCTGGTGTTTGGTGTGATGCTCACCGCCCAAACGCCGTTCCTGGCGATGCGGACCTCGAGCGGCGAACTGCTTACCGCGCTGGTCGTGGGGGGAGTGCTGCTGTTCGTGCTCGCGTTCACCGTGACGAACGTGCCCGCCTGGCAACCCACGAACACCCCGGCCGTCGAGCGGAATACGCCGGTCGTTACGGCCGCCCCGATCGGCATGGCGCTCGAAGGGTACCGTGTCGATCAACTCGACCAACCCGACGCCGAGCTTCGCCAAGGGATGTCGGGCTACTTGTTCCCCTTCCTGATCGTTTCGGTCCACTTGTTGGTCGTGCTGGTCGGAGCCGCCTACCTGGCGCGGGCTCGACAGGCAGCTAACGACGACGTTACCAATTTCCCGAGCGAGGTCCGCGGATGA
- a CDS encoding NADH-quinone oxidoreductase subunit A — protein MATPTEIVGFLALFVLVGGVFLFANLLIGYFCRPSKPNEEKLEIYECGEPTIGSSFVQFDLRFYVVALLFIIFDVEVAFFFPWATVFGKANELAATSAPIVAADMDNYDAPATQLSPFAEQKLRELGIRHPTSPTLTAEQAEALQLTTDPRGQTKAATQQMATHIVRTSLVDIAVFFAVLMVGFAYVWKRGDLDWVRAVRSVPTTNNSTQIRAA, from the coding sequence ATGGCAACTCCTACCGAAATCGTTGGCTTCCTTGCCCTGTTCGTGCTGGTGGGTGGTGTCTTCTTGTTCGCGAACTTGCTGATCGGCTACTTCTGCCGGCCCAGCAAACCGAATGAAGAAAAGCTGGAAATCTACGAGTGCGGCGAGCCGACCATTGGCTCGAGCTTCGTGCAGTTCGACCTCCGATTTTACGTGGTCGCGTTGCTGTTCATCATTTTTGATGTCGAAGTGGCCTTCTTCTTTCCCTGGGCCACGGTGTTTGGCAAAGCGAACGAACTAGCGGCCACCAGTGCTCCGATCGTGGCGGCCGACATGGACAACTACGATGCCCCAGCCACGCAACTGTCGCCCTTTGCGGAGCAGAAGCTTCGCGAACTTGGCATCCGGCATCCGACGTCGCCGACGCTCACCGCCGAACAAGCCGAAGCGTTGCAGCTAACCACCGACCCTCGCGGTCAGACCAAAGCCGCGACCCAGCAGATGGCCACGCACATCGTGCGGACGTCGCTCGTCGACATCGCGGTGTTCTTCGCGGTATTGATGGTCGGCTTTGCCTACGTCTGGAAACGGGGCGACCTCGACTGGGTGCGGGCGGTTCGCTCGGTGCCTACCACGAACAATTCCACCCAAATACGGGCTGCCTGA
- a CDS encoding ferrochelatase, translating into MYDALLLVSFGGPEAPDEVMPFLENVLRGKNVPRERMLEVAEHYQHFGGVSPINEQNRQLIAALKDDFAANGVELPIYWGNRNWHPLLPDALTQMKQDGVKRALAFFTSAFSSYSGCRQYRENIADAQQEVGDGAPEVHKLRMFFNHPGFVEPMAENVRNAYASIDEERRAEAKLLFTAHSIPMSMAENCKYELQLNEACRLVAEQAGVGAWELVYQSRSGPPMQPWLEPDVCDHLRELKSQQPELNDVVIVPIGFTSDHLEVLFDLDTEAKQVGEELGVNVVRAATVGTHPRFVAMIRELVLERMQPECERLALGELGPSHDVCPEDCCRYTPRRPPVAS; encoded by the coding sequence ATGTACGACGCCTTGCTACTGGTTTCGTTCGGAGGCCCCGAGGCACCCGACGAGGTCATGCCCTTTTTGGAAAACGTGTTGCGGGGCAAGAACGTGCCTCGTGAGCGGATGCTCGAAGTCGCGGAGCACTACCAGCACTTCGGCGGGGTCAGTCCCATCAACGAGCAGAACCGGCAGTTGATCGCTGCGCTCAAGGACGACTTTGCTGCCAACGGAGTGGAGCTACCGATCTATTGGGGCAATCGCAATTGGCATCCACTGCTGCCCGACGCGCTGACGCAGATGAAGCAAGACGGGGTGAAGCGGGCGCTGGCGTTCTTCACCAGTGCGTTCAGCAGCTACAGCGGTTGCCGGCAGTATCGCGAGAACATTGCCGACGCGCAGCAAGAGGTCGGCGACGGCGCGCCCGAAGTGCACAAACTGCGGATGTTCTTCAACCATCCTGGGTTCGTCGAACCGATGGCCGAGAACGTTCGCAACGCTTACGCGTCGATCGACGAGGAGCGGCGGGCCGAGGCCAAGCTGTTGTTCACCGCGCACAGCATTCCCATGTCGATGGCCGAGAACTGCAAGTACGAGTTGCAACTGAACGAAGCGTGTCGCCTGGTGGCCGAGCAGGCCGGAGTCGGGGCGTGGGAGCTGGTGTACCAGAGCCGCAGCGGCCCGCCGATGCAGCCTTGGCTCGAACCGGATGTTTGCGACCACTTGCGCGAACTCAAATCGCAGCAGCCTGAGTTGAACGATGTGGTGATCGTGCCGATCGGGTTTACGTCGGATCACCTCGAAGTGCTGTTCGACCTCGATACCGAAGCCAAGCAGGTGGGAGAAGAGCTGGGCGTGAACGTCGTGCGGGCGGCCACGGTTGGCACCCATCCTCGGTTTGTCGCGATGATTCGCGAGCTGGTGCTCGAACGCATGCAGCCGGAGTGCGAGCGTTTGGCCCTCGGCGAGCTAGGCCCGAGTCACGATGTATGCCCGGAGGATTGCTGTCGCTATACGCCGCGTCGGCCGCCAGTGGCCAGTTAG
- the csrA gene encoding carbon storage regulator CsrA — MLVLSRKKNESIVINDDITIVVVEIRGDKVRLGVEAPKEVPVHRNEVYEAIRRSQNVEQAQNVEQTGDSSAAAE, encoded by the coding sequence ATGTTAGTGCTCTCGCGGAAGAAGAACGAGAGTATCGTTATCAACGACGATATCACCATTGTGGTGGTCGAAATCCGTGGCGACAAAGTACGCCTGGGGGTTGAGGCTCCCAAGGAAGTACCGGTACACCGTAACGAAGTGTACGAGGCCATCCGTCGCAGCCAAAATGTTGAGCAGGCTCAAAATGTTGAGCAGACCGGCGATTCGTCGGCCGCTGCTGAGTAG
- the nuoH gene encoding NADH-quinone oxidoreductase subunit NuoH: MAEPLNRLFDWILSWFGGAVPLNHPIGYVLAALVYVSLVLGLIASSSLLFIWLERKVAGRIQDRLGPTRVGGKFGWLQTLADGLKLLTKEDLVPGDADQMMFRIAPYVSFCASLAGFIAIPFAGRDFPFVAQHLNVGVFFVLAVMGLEVFGVILAGYGSASKWSLFGAMREAAQVVSYEVPLGLCVVIPVMLAGSMDLVVIGDKQQGWFTNWYLLHDPFTFLVFWVYFTCATASVNRAPFDLAEAESELVAGFHTEYSGLRWSFFFMAEYGSMLAVSLLASILFLGGWNGPIPIGDLLGLGGNDIAVLGYIGNLIGLVNVLVKAILLVIVMMWVRWTLPRLRIDQVMTTCLKYCTPIAAAMFVGAALWHVAMPDRVFLGLLQAPAANRMVTEKPLVEPELATPPAEEALIAKNETNHSQEGQP; this comes from the coding sequence GTGGCTGAGCCGCTAAACAGACTATTCGACTGGATCCTGAGCTGGTTTGGAGGAGCTGTACCTCTAAACCATCCCATCGGATACGTGCTGGCTGCGTTGGTGTACGTATCGCTGGTTCTGGGCCTGATTGCCAGCTCATCGCTGCTGTTCATCTGGCTCGAACGAAAAGTCGCGGGTCGCATCCAGGACCGCCTGGGCCCCACTCGCGTGGGTGGCAAGTTTGGCTGGCTGCAAACGTTGGCCGATGGCTTGAAGCTGCTGACCAAAGAAGACCTGGTGCCGGGCGACGCCGATCAGATGATGTTCCGCATTGCTCCTTATGTGAGCTTTTGTGCGTCGCTGGCAGGATTCATCGCCATCCCTTTTGCCGGGCGTGATTTTCCGTTCGTCGCTCAACACCTGAACGTCGGCGTGTTTTTCGTGCTCGCAGTAATGGGGCTCGAAGTGTTCGGCGTGATCCTCGCCGGGTATGGTTCGGCGTCGAAGTGGTCGCTGTTCGGAGCCATGCGTGAGGCCGCCCAAGTGGTGAGCTACGAAGTACCGCTGGGACTCTGCGTGGTGATACCGGTGATGCTGGCCGGCTCGATGGACCTGGTCGTGATCGGCGACAAGCAACAAGGCTGGTTCACCAACTGGTACCTGCTGCACGATCCGTTCACCTTCCTGGTGTTCTGGGTTTACTTCACCTGTGCAACCGCCAGCGTGAATCGCGCCCCGTTCGACTTGGCCGAGGCCGAGAGCGAACTGGTGGCTGGTTTCCATACCGAATACTCCGGTCTCCGCTGGAGCTTCTTCTTCATGGCCGAGTACGGTTCGATGCTCGCAGTTAGCTTGCTGGCGTCGATTCTGTTCCTAGGCGGCTGGAACGGTCCGATCCCAATCGGCGACCTCCTCGGTCTCGGTGGCAACGACATCGCGGTGCTCGGCTATATCGGCAACTTGATCGGCCTGGTGAACGTGCTCGTGAAAGCCATCCTGCTGGTGATCGTGATGATGTGGGTGCGGTGGACCTTGCCTCGCTTGCGTATCGATCAGGTAATGACCACCTGCTTGAAGTACTGCACGCCGATTGCCGCAGCGATGTTCGTCGGCGCGGCTCTCTGGCACGTAGCCATGCCCGACCGCGTGTTCCTCGGCTTGCTGCAAGCCCCGGCCGCAAATCGCATGGTGACCGAAAAGCCGCTCGTCGAGCCCGAGCTCGCGACCCCGCCAGCCGAGGAAGCGTTGATCGCCAAGAACGAAACCAATCACTCGCAGGAGGGTCAACCATGA
- the nuoL gene encoding NADH-quinone oxidoreductase subunit L translates to MTPESLLPLLLGIAWLLPLASFAMLWIGFSLPFLAGKRPGYGVQKGAAYIAIGAIGSSFVLSLISLIIWLAYHPIAADAHGHAGSIAYSGDFYSWISIGDLHLTIGYYIDALTVAMFTVVTLISTCVHVYSMGYMHEELHDVTDHEVATHGGEFLHRAGRYHRFYQYLSLFSFSMLGLLIAGSLGMVFMFWELVGICSYFLIGFYFERRSASNAANKAFIVNRVGDFGMLIGLMALWSSLGTLQFGDTPAEQGMFSKLRPAAHHHELAPAAMVGESATHESPAHEMANESAHADSEESSEGQPGYLLLFVGGVGIFCGCVGKSAQFPLHTWLPDAMEGPTPVSALVHSATMVAAGVYLVGRCYPIFVPEALLVIATVGAITLFLAATVAITAYDIKRVLAFSTISQLGYMMLALGLGGWLAGLFHLVTHAFFKSLLFLCSGSVIHAVHTNDMRQMGGLRHKMPWTAYTMLVGCLAIIGAGFPMWGWGLSGYFSKDSIIEQAWSFSIASPSPTYSLLLWLPLISAAITACYMFRLWYMTFTGEPANIEKYEHAHESPRSMVAPLVLLATLAVVAGWSIPFTGGLSLPAVLEQARPAGTLETTSGHWLTGLTIPDEHMSHAPEIKEPAGWAAFGCALGGLLLATMTYVWRWLRAEEVQDSFAPIHRLLSNGWWFDQIYDWMFVKTALLKSKFFAGIDRYVIDPLANGIARTLTVLAKLLDRVVDRGAVDGSLNGLASQTWNLGNSLHRLQTGRLRQYVLFLVLGTLGLFVAASLCWKYALAG, encoded by the coding sequence ATGACTCCTGAAAGCCTGCTTCCACTGCTACTCGGCATCGCCTGGCTCTTGCCACTGGCGTCGTTCGCCATGCTATGGATCGGCTTCTCGCTTCCGTTCCTGGCGGGCAAACGCCCCGGCTACGGAGTGCAAAAGGGGGCGGCTTATATCGCCATCGGAGCGATCGGTTCCAGCTTCGTGCTCAGCCTGATCTCGCTCATTATCTGGCTGGCCTACCACCCCATCGCAGCCGACGCCCACGGGCACGCGGGCAGCATCGCTTACTCGGGCGATTTCTACTCGTGGATCTCCATCGGCGATCTGCACCTGACCATCGGCTACTACATCGATGCGCTGACCGTTGCCATGTTTACCGTGGTCACGCTCATTAGCACCTGCGTGCACGTGTACTCGATGGGCTACATGCATGAAGAACTGCACGACGTGACCGATCACGAGGTCGCCACCCACGGCGGCGAGTTCCTGCATCGCGCCGGTCGGTACCATCGCTTCTATCAGTACCTGTCGCTGTTCTCGTTTAGCATGCTCGGCCTGCTGATCGCTGGCAGCCTGGGCATGGTGTTCATGTTCTGGGAACTGGTGGGTATCTGCTCGTACTTCTTGATTGGTTTTTACTTCGAACGCCGGTCGGCTTCGAATGCTGCAAACAAAGCGTTTATCGTGAACCGCGTCGGCGACTTCGGCATGCTCATCGGCCTGATGGCTTTGTGGTCGTCGCTCGGCACCTTGCAGTTTGGCGATACGCCCGCCGAGCAAGGGATGTTCTCGAAGCTTCGCCCGGCTGCACATCATCATGAACTAGCCCCCGCCGCCATGGTGGGCGAGTCGGCAACGCATGAGTCGCCCGCACACGAAATGGCCAACGAGTCCGCCCACGCGGATTCCGAAGAATCGAGCGAAGGCCAGCCTGGCTATTTATTGCTTTTCGTCGGCGGCGTCGGCATCTTCTGCGGTTGCGTCGGCAAGAGTGCCCAGTTCCCGCTGCACACCTGGTTGCCCGATGCAATGGAAGGCCCCACGCCGGTTTCGGCGCTGGTGCACTCGGCCACGATGGTCGCCGCTGGCGTGTATCTGGTGGGGCGTTGCTATCCCATCTTCGTGCCCGAAGCATTGCTGGTAATCGCGACCGTGGGGGCCATCACGCTGTTCCTGGCCGCGACGGTCGCCATCACCGCTTACGACATCAAGCGGGTGCTCGCGTTCTCTACCATTAGTCAACTTGGTTACATGATGCTCGCGTTGGGATTGGGTGGCTGGCTTGCTGGCCTGTTCCACCTGGTGACCCACGCGTTCTTCAAGAGCTTGCTGTTCCTTTGCTCCGGCTCCGTGATCCACGCGGTACATACCAACGACATGCGTCAGATGGGCGGGCTCCGGCACAAGATGCCATGGACCGCTTACACGATGCTGGTCGGCTGCCTGGCAATCATCGGTGCTGGCTTCCCCATGTGGGGCTGGGGCTTGTCGGGCTACTTCTCGAAGGACTCGATCATCGAGCAGGCGTGGAGTTTCTCGATCGCTAGCCCGTCGCCGACCTACAGCTTGCTGCTGTGGTTGCCGCTAATTAGCGCTGCGATTACCGCCTGCTACATGTTCCGCTTGTGGTACATGACCTTCACCGGCGAGCCGGCCAACATCGAGAAGTACGAACACGCGCACGAGTCGCCCCGTTCGATGGTCGCCCCGCTGGTACTGCTGGCCACGCTGGCGGTGGTCGCTGGTTGGAGCATACCTTTCACCGGCGGGCTGTCGCTCCCCGCGGTGCTCGAACAAGCCCGCCCCGCGGGTACGCTCGAAACCACGAGTGGTCACTGGCTCACAGGGCTGACGATTCCCGACGAGCATATGAGTCACGCTCCAGAGATCAAAGAACCTGCTGGCTGGGCCGCGTTTGGCTGTGCGTTGGGTGGTTTGCTGCTGGCAACCATGACCTACGTCTGGCGATGGCTGCGAGCCGAGGAAGTGCAAGACTCGTTCGCTCCCATTCATCGATTGCTGTCAAACGGCTGGTGGTTCGACCAGATCTACGATTGGATGTTTGTGAAAACAGCCCTGCTGAAAAGCAAGTTCTTTGCCGGCATCGATCGCTACGTGATCGACCCGCTGGCCAACGGCATCGCCCGCACCCTGACGGTACTGGCCAAACTGCTCGATCGAGTGGTCGACCGCGGTGCGGTCGACGGCTCGCTCAACGGGCTGGCTTCGCAGACCTGGAACCTGGGCAACTCGCTACATCGACTACAAACAGGCCGACTACGGCAATACGTGTTGTTCCTGGTACTCGGTACGCTCGGCTTGTTCGTGGCGGCCAGCCTGTGTTGGAAATACGCCTTGGCCGGCTAA
- a CDS encoding NYN domain-containing protein has protein sequence MPTAILVDGSFFLKRYRYLRGSATPDQVAKDMVWMCNEHLRDRSPSTGGKGSSKKRSLYRIFYYDCAPLTKRIQNPVSKKGIDLGKSATAIWRTSFFELLKRKRKVAIRLGYINGDSAEWKLSGKKLTKLLRGSTKLSELKDEDVVYDAKQKGVDIRIGLDIASLAYKKQVDQIVLVSGDSDFVPAAKLARREGIDFILDPMWATIRSDLHEHIDGLRSAFPRDRQHQEPQGQNEQSAQNAGGDEFPATDTADPQTDN, from the coding sequence ATGCCGACAGCAATTCTAGTAGACGGTAGCTTCTTTCTTAAGCGATATCGCTATCTCCGGGGTTCGGCAACACCTGACCAAGTAGCGAAAGACATGGTCTGGATGTGCAACGAACACCTACGAGACAGGAGTCCGTCGACGGGTGGGAAGGGTAGTAGCAAAAAACGCTCCCTGTACCGCATTTTCTATTACGACTGTGCTCCACTCACCAAGAGGATCCAAAACCCTGTTTCGAAAAAGGGAATCGATCTCGGTAAGAGCGCAACAGCGATTTGGCGAACCTCATTTTTTGAGTTGCTAAAACGGAAGCGAAAAGTAGCAATCAGACTTGGCTACATTAATGGTGATTCGGCGGAGTGGAAATTGAGTGGTAAGAAACTCACCAAACTACTTCGCGGCTCGACGAAACTTAGCGAATTGAAGGACGAAGACGTTGTCTATGATGCGAAACAGAAGGGTGTTGACATCAGGATTGGCTTGGACATCGCTTCATTGGCCTACAAGAAGCAGGTCGATCAGATAGTCCTAGTTTCTGGAGATAGCGATTTCGTACCAGCAGCAAAGCTTGCGAGACGCGAAGGAATTGACTTTATCCTGGACCCAATGTGGGCCACCATTCGGTCCGATTTGCACGAACATATCGACGGCCTGCGTTCTGCCTTTCCTCGCGACCGCCAGCACCAAGAGCCTCAAGGCCAAAACGAGCAGTCCGCCCAAAACGCAGGCGGTGATGAATTCCCAGCAACAGATACCGCAGATCCTCAAACAGACAATTAG
- a CDS encoding NADH-quinone oxidoreductase subunit D, with amino-acid sequence MSNTTATNTIELDVRTDEMLVNMGPQHPSTHGVLRLVLRTDGEVVSEVMPHIGYLHRCAEKIGENLTPRQYIPYTDRMDYLAGMNMNLGWALVVEKLMGIEVPEKGRHLRVLITELNRIASHLVGMGAYGLDLGSFSPFLYAFREREKILDLFEDVCGARLTYSYITVGGATGDLPPGWMEKCLSFLDQFVPVIDEYHTLLTSNAVFIKRTAGIGIMSPELAINYGCSGPVLRGSGVDWDLRRDGEPIFTKMYEGYDYEIVVERRGQYPADQEYPAVPLEAVLGDCWHRFYVRMLEVVQSIRLVRQAIEKYRTTEGSIGEPIKLTQKLPAGEAYLETECPRGQMGFGIVSDGNAIPWRARARSSSLANLSVVPELCRDCLIADVPAIVGSLDLVMGEIDR; translated from the coding sequence ATGTCCAACACCACGGCAACCAACACCATCGAACTCGATGTTCGTACCGACGAGATGCTGGTCAACATGGGACCACAGCATCCCAGCACGCATGGTGTGTTGCGACTGGTGCTGCGAACCGACGGCGAAGTCGTCAGTGAAGTGATGCCGCACATCGGGTATTTGCACCGGTGTGCCGAAAAGATCGGCGAGAACCTCACCCCCCGGCAGTACATTCCGTATACCGACCGCATGGACTACCTGGCTGGGATGAACATGAATCTCGGCTGGGCCTTGGTGGTCGAGAAGCTGATGGGCATCGAAGTGCCCGAAAAGGGCCGCCATCTGCGGGTCTTGATCACCGAACTGAACCGCATTGCCAGCCACCTGGTCGGCATGGGCGCCTACGGGCTCGACCTGGGGAGCTTCAGCCCGTTCCTGTACGCCTTCCGAGAACGCGAAAAAATACTCGACTTATTCGAAGACGTCTGCGGCGCCCGACTCACCTATAGCTACATCACCGTCGGCGGTGCAACCGGCGACCTGCCCCCGGGCTGGATGGAGAAGTGCCTGTCGTTTCTCGACCAGTTTGTGCCGGTGATCGACGAGTACCACACGCTGCTCACCAGCAACGCGGTGTTCATCAAACGGACCGCGGGCATCGGTATCATGTCGCCAGAACTGGCAATCAACTACGGGTGCAGCGGCCCCGTGCTGCGTGGCAGCGGAGTCGATTGGGACCTGCGCCGCGATGGCGAACCGATCTTCACCAAAATGTACGAAGGCTACGACTACGAGATCGTGGTCGAGCGCCGTGGCCAGTACCCTGCCGACCAAGAGTATCCCGCGGTGCCGCTCGAAGCGGTGCTCGGCGATTGTTGGCATCGGTTCTACGTTCGCATGCTCGAAGTAGTGCAGTCGATCCGCCTGGTGCGCCAAGCGATCGAAAAGTATCGCACCACCGAAGGCAGCATCGGCGAGCCGATCAAACTTACCCAGAAACTACCCGCTGGCGAGGCCTACCTCGAAACCGAGTGTCCTCGCGGCCAAATGGGATTCGGCATTGTCTCGGATGGCAATGCGATTCCCTGGCGTGCTCGGGCTCGTAGTAGCTCGCTCGCCAACTTGTCGGTGGTCCCAGAACTATGTCGCGACTGCCTGATTGCCGACGTCCCGGCGATCGTGGGCTCGCTCGACTTGGTGATGGGAGAAATAGACCGCTAG